Within the Paenibacillus sp. AN1007 genome, the region GCCGGGCTGTGGGCTGGTATGTGATGGCGGTTGTTGATACGCTGGATTATCTCCCGGTCGATCATGAGCAGCGCGGGCAGATTATCGGTATTTTCGAGCGGCTCGCCAATGCGCTTGTTCATGTGCAGGATCAGCAGACCGGTTTGTGGCCGCATCTGCTGGATCAGCCGGGGCGTGAGCGGAATTATCTGGAAGCCTCGGGCACCTCGATGTTTGTTTACGCATTGGCGAAGGGCGTGCGCAAAGGGTACTTGAGCGGAAAGTTCAAGGCGATCGCGGAAAAAGGATATCAGGGTCTGCTGCAGCATCTGCTGCAAACAGATCAGGAAGGTATACTTTCCCTGACACAGTGCAACGGAGGAGCAGGCCTTGGGGGAACACCTTACCGTGACGGATCTTACGAGTATTACGTGACCGAATCCATTCGTATTAATGATCCGAAATCGGTTGCTCCGTTTATTTTGGCGGGAGTAGAGATGGAGCTGGCGTAACGCTGGTTCTTTTCTCAAAAATATTATGATAACGCATACATTCTGAGTCGGAGGCATCTGTGAGTAAGGAATGAGGGCAAGTTCGCTGAACAATAGGCTTATCCAAAAGGAGAGATGGTTCATGAGTCCAAAAGGTCCAAAACGTTCAAGAAGCTCTATGTTTCGCGTGGGAAGCTTTATTATCGTTGGTGCTGTATCTGCTGGTCTCCTGGCAGGATGCGGAGTAGAAAAAGCACCAGCTGCGGGGGAAGGCAGGCTGCCGATTTCCATCTCATTGATGCAGGTAGGTGATGTGCCCAGCAAAGAAAATGCAGTGGAGAAGAAGATTGAGGACTACACAAATACCGATGTAAACGTGCAGTGGATTCCGCAGTCGGCATTCGACGACAAGGTGAATGTGATGGTGGCATCAGGGGAGATGCCAACGATTATGCGTGTCAATTACGTGCCAACCACATTTAATGCCGCAAGGACTGGACTGTTCTGGGAACTGGGACCTTATCTGAAAGATTATAAAAACTTGTCTGCCCAGTCAGAGGCCCATTTTAACAATATCAAAATCGAAGGGAAAATTTACGGCATCCCGAACTTCCGGGATATTGGCCGGACGGCTATCGTTTATCGTAAGGACTGGTTTGATAAGCTGAAACTGGATATTCCGAAATCACTCGATGATTGGTATGAGGTTATGCGTTCTGTCCGCAAGGACGATCCGGATGGTAATGGCAAGGAAGATACGTACGGTGCACTGCTTTTTAAAAAATATAATGAAGGTGTCTCTTCACCCCTGACCAGGATTGCTGTAAGTATTGGCGGAGTTAACAAATGGGGTGTGGACGATGCCGGGAAATTAACACCAGAGTTCCTAACACCGGAATATGTGGATACGATGAAGCTGTTCAAGCGTCTGTTCAATGAAGGGCTGATTAATAGTGATTTCCCTGCACTGGACCCTTCGGATGCAGACAAAAAAATGGATTCGGGTCTCGTGGCCATGAAACTGAACGGTGTCGCCCAGAACGGAAAATCATCGCAGCAGCGGCTTACACCTAATGCACCGGATGGTGTCATTGATGTAGCGCCATTTCAAGGTACGGATGGCATTCGTATTGCTGGTGAGCCAGGAAACTACGGTATGCTTGTCATTCCGAAAGCCTCTGTCACGGACGAGGAGCAGCTGAAAAAAGTACTTACATTTCTGGACCAACTGATGGATGAAGAACTCAGCACGCTGCAGCTGCGTGGATTGCTGGATGTGCATTATACCAAGACCGCTGACGGTAAGACGGAACTGAAAGATTTCGATGCTTACCAGCGTGAGGTCAAGCCGTACCGTGATAATCTGCTGAGTGTTGAAGGATATAATGTGCCTGAACTTGTCGATGTTCCAATTGGTATGAAAGGCACGAAGATGGCTCGTGAAAATGAACAGTATGCGGTTGCTAATCCTGCACTTACCCTTTCCTCTGAAATCTACACGGAGCGCGGTCAGGAACTGGATCAAATGATCTGGGACGCACAGACCAAATACATTATGGGCAAGATTGATGATGCGGGCTGGGAGCAGGAAGTTGGCAAGTGGAGAAAAGCAGGTGGTGACCAGCTCATTACGGAGCTGGAAGCTTCGTATAAAGAGCTGAACGGAAAATAAATGAGGGTGAAATAAAAAGACTTGATTTTATGTGATGAAAAGGTTTAATCTATAAAAGAGTAAATATTCCAAAATTTTATAAGTGAGACCGACCTTAAAGCATAAGGCTGTGAATCTGCGGATTCATGGCCTTTTTTGTGTATTCAGGGTGAGAAACGGGTCTTCGGAAGGAGGGATACTAACCTTAGAATAAGGGGGGAGAGTTATGAAAATATACCATATTACTAGATGTCCGTGGTATAATATTAACTATTATACCAAATTTAGGATTTTACGTTCTTTATGACAAGAACAAAAAAAGGTCGTGTAGATGGAGCAACCCCAAACTAAGGTACATAGGAGCGTGAACAAAGTGAAGTTGAAGCAGGTGGGACAGGGGAAGAAGAAAAACGCTGTTGGTTTGATTGGAATGTTGACTGCCGTTTTGATGGCAGGCAGTTATTTTTCCTTTGGAGCGGAACCCGGGCAGTGGACGACGACAGCGAGTGCGGCAAGTGTGAGTGATAATGCGATAACCCAGTTCAAGGATATTAAAGGCCATTGGGCTCAGGCCGCGATGGCCAAAGCGTACGAGAAAAAACTGATCTCCGGTTACCAGGATGGAACATTCCGGCCTAATGGCAGGATCACCCGCGGGGAATACGCGGCGATACTGGCTCGTGCGACCAGAATTGAGAGTGTTGAGGGGCAGGAAGCAGCTCCTTTTCCCGATCTTCAGGGCCATTGGTCTGAACCGGCAGTTCGTCAACTGGTCGGACAAGGTTTCATTCATGCTGGTGATTATGCAGGCGGCTTCAAGCCGAATACGGAGCTGACGCGGTACGAGATGATGAAGTGGATTGCAAACGGATTGATCCAGTCAGACCGTAGTTTTCAAGATGCTTTTAACGATACGAAGAATACGCTGCTGCCTACACCAGAAGTAAATCGTGGAATGATCCGTGATGAGCAGATTCCATACCTCGCTCTTGTACGCGGAACAGGCATTGTAAGTGGATTTCAGGATGGGACGTTGAAACCGGCAGATACAACCACTCGTGCAGAAATTGCGTCTATTATACTTCGATACATGGAAGTGGAGGGCAAAGATGCTTCGAAATACAGCGAGCTGAACGAGTTACGAGAGGTGGGAACAACTGGTACAAATTTAACGACGATTAGTAATTATAAGTATAGTTCTGGATCAGCCACAATTTCAGATTTATCAAGTGCTGACATTAGCCTTAGTAACAAGTCAGGAATATTACAAATTCATCGATTAATCGTTGTGGATGCCACTCGAAGCAAACCAAAAGGTATTTATGCTAGATTCTTTGTGCCTGATAAGTATGCGAGTGGCTCGTATAGAACCTTTGCAGATATTTCCTTCACGTCTAATCTGGAAAAATCAAATTTAATTACCTTTAACAAGGGGTTATCGGATTCACTGATACAATTTAATCGTATTAATTTGGATTTAGCTAAAGAACAACATAATGAAACGATACCTATGGATTCAGATCTTCTTATTAAAAAAGGAATTAAAAAAAGGTTTTGGATAACTTCAACTTTGAGGAATACATCATGGTCTTATTTTCTGAAATCTGATCATAAAGGAGAATTTAAAATTCAAAGGTAGTTTTGTAGGATGGTGAGTAATTTGTAATGAAAAAAGTGATATTATCTTGTTTAAATGTACTATTAGGATTATTGGTATTACAAATGTTGATTTTAACAGATGTACCATTAAACACGGTAAAAGCGCTGCAAACGAATATGGCCCTAAATCAATGAAAAGTCCCCAGAAAGTAACTATTTTGGCTACCCCTACCGTAGGGAATCCTGGAGTGTACTGGTACCAAGAAAATAACGGACAGTTTAGAGCAGATCATTCAGGAGGTCCAACTTACGCAAATAATGTAGGTAGCTGTTCAAATCCATTTCCTGCAGCTACGGAAGTTCCTGATAGTGTAGATTTTAGTAAATGGCCACCTAAAAACTGGCCTGATTATAATAACAACCAAATCAATGCTTCTCAGATTCATAATGTACGTATTCATGATATTAGTTATCAAGGAAGATCAGATCAAGATTCATACACTGGAATAGGAGAAATAAGACCGCCTTTTTCTTCAACAATAGTAGGCATAAGAACAATTACTGGAGGGTATCATGTACCAACAGAAACAGAACCATTTAAAAATGGTGGGAAAACAACATCTGGTTGTCCAAAATATAACGTTGTATACTACACTCCGATGGATATTATCTGGGAGGGTGACTTAATCGAAGAAAAAGAAATTGACGTCACACCTGATGCTGCGCTGAAGATTGGTCAAACGAAGCAGATGACAGCCAAAGTGAAGACGAAAAACTATGGTTCCACAGCTTGGGGTGAAGGTGTTGATGTGTCTGGCAGGGAGGCCGAGATTAAGTGGTTTACTTCGGATGAGACGGTCGCAAGTATTGAATTGAAGACGGGGATGTTAAAAGCTAAAAGTCCGGGTACCGTTACGGTACGTGCAATCTGGAACAACGGGACCTATCTTATCTCTGATACAGCCACCATTAAGGTTACGTCCGAGCCGGGATTGGTGGTGAATCTGCCTAATGCATGTAAGTCGTCAACGACACTATTGCAGGCAGAGGCTGTTTTGACTAAACCGGATGGGAGTATCCACAAGGTCACGGCACATCCCAAATTAACTTGGTACAGCTCCAATTCAGCAGTTGCGGTGATCGGTGCCGATGGCAAACTGACGACTAAGGGCATTGTGGGCAGCACGATGATTAAAGCTCATTTCCGGGATAGCGCCCAGCGTCTGGATGAGCAAGCTGAACAGGAGCTTGAGGTCAAGGATTGTTCGGATGGTGGAGGTACAGAAGGTGAAGGCCCAGGCGGTAATCCGCCGAATGCCTGTCCTGTCGGCATCAGTCCGCCAAGTAGAGGTGCAGTGATCGAGGCTAAGGTGATGGATCCTTCAGTTCGGGGTGTACTTCAGGCAGATACTCGGGGTGCAGAGAAGTTTGATGTCATTCAAGGAATCCCTACGTCGGAAGACTTGTATGCAAACGTGATGACCAAAGGCTACCTATTCCAGCACCGATGGGTGAATATGACTGGCACGGTCACTTATACGGTTAATGTCAAGAAAATGTACCATAAAACATGGACAATTCCGGGGCGTGCATCAAGTGGAAAAGATGATCCAGGAACAGAAGCGGAGCCAAAAGAAGTGGACGTGCCTATAGAGCTTTCTATGCAGGTAACAAGGACATACAGCTACTGGCAGATTGACCAGTTGGAGGTTTACAAACTGAATGAAGCGAGCATATCAAACTATGCGCTGGGCGGGTTTGGCGGTACCGTCACATTATCGCCAAATGCATATACGCCTCCAGCGTTACAGGCTGCAGCAGACCCCGAGGTGACCAGCCATGTCAAGGCGGCCAAATGCCAAGAACTTGATCTGGGTACCGAATCTGTTCCAGGTGGCTCCAAGGAACCGCCTACACCTGATGAAACTGCCCTGTTTCAATCTGAAGCTGAGGCTGAAGTTGGCGAAAATACCGTAAATAATGACAATGTGATTTTTGATGATGCAGTAGTTATGGATGCGGGTCCGGTTCAAAAAGAAGCCCCTAGGCCTGGAGTGATTCCAGAGCCGTATACGATTGGGGACGATGTGCTCTACCGGAGCGGATTAACGATCCAGAATACATTAATGAACAAAGCCGATCAGGCAACTACAGGTGTGATAAATTATGGTTTGCTGCCTGGAAACGTAAATGGTGGACAGAATCAGCGTTTTCCGATTCCAGGAATCAATCCGGTTACGGTACATACACCTGTCGTGAATTATTCATGGGTGTCTGATGACCAGGCGCATAATCAGAAAACGAACCCTGATCCCATGCGAGCTGCATTGATCCTGGAGCGTGAATTCCTGGTGCGCATCCCTACCACTGGACAGCACTTGGATACAGCGCGTTATCCGGGGTACGGTGATCGTGATTACGCAAAGTATTTTCGAAGTAAACAGGTGCGTTTTCCGTTTGATGTTTACACGGCTGACCGAAACCACTACATTCCAGCCGATACCTGGATTGATATTCCTATCCATCAACTGGACACCACCTTCGTACTTCCCGTGTGGGTCGATGAAGGAAACTATCAGATTGAGTTTTGTAACACTGCAGAGAATGCACCCATGAATTTCACAGAGCAATCGGATGCCAATACGAACCTGAACCATCATGCAGCTGTAGATACCATCGCTGTGGAGGTCATTGGCAGGCTGTACGATTTTCAGATAACGGATATCGCAGATTATAACTGGGAGAATGTATTTCGCAAACGACCGGGTAGTCCTGAAGCAGCAGGCATAAGTTACTGGACGGGTACCAACAAAATTGATGGTGATCCGCGAGGTAATTCAGCTCCATATGTTCTGCCGATTCGGCCAGGAAGTCATCCCGTGCAGGGATTTCGTAATGCTGCCGTAAAGACGGGGTACCATTTCAAGTT harbors:
- a CDS encoding extracellular solute-binding protein, producing the protein MSPKGPKRSRSSMFRVGSFIIVGAVSAGLLAGCGVEKAPAAGEGRLPISISLMQVGDVPSKENAVEKKIEDYTNTDVNVQWIPQSAFDDKVNVMVASGEMPTIMRVNYVPTTFNAARTGLFWELGPYLKDYKNLSAQSEAHFNNIKIEGKIYGIPNFRDIGRTAIVYRKDWFDKLKLDIPKSLDDWYEVMRSVRKDDPDGNGKEDTYGALLFKKYNEGVSSPLTRIAVSIGGVNKWGVDDAGKLTPEFLTPEYVDTMKLFKRLFNEGLINSDFPALDPSDADKKMDSGLVAMKLNGVAQNGKSSQQRLTPNAPDGVIDVAPFQGTDGIRIAGEPGNYGMLVIPKASVTDEEQLKKVLTFLDQLMDEELSTLQLRGLLDVHYTKTADGKTELKDFDAYQREVKPYRDNLLSVEGYNVPELVDVPIGMKGTKMARENEQYAVANPALTLSSEIYTERGQELDQMIWDAQTKYIMGKIDDAGWEQEVGKWRKAGGDQLITELEASYKELNGK
- a CDS encoding DUF5704 domain-containing protein — its product is MDIIWEGDLIEEKEIDVTPDAALKIGQTKQMTAKVKTKNYGSTAWGEGVDVSGREAEIKWFTSDETVASIELKTGMLKAKSPGTVTVRAIWNNGTYLISDTATIKVTSEPGLVVNLPNACKSSTTLLQAEAVLTKPDGSIHKVTAHPKLTWYSSNSAVAVIGADGKLTTKGIVGSTMIKAHFRDSAQRLDEQAEQELEVKDCSDGGGTEGEGPGGNPPNACPVGISPPSRGAVIEAKVMDPSVRGVLQADTRGAEKFDVIQGIPTSEDLYANVMTKGYLFQHRWVNMTGTVTYTVNVKKMYHKTWTIPGRASSGKDDPGTEAEPKEVDVPIELSMQVTRTYSYWQIDQLEVYKLNEASISNYALGGFGGTVTLSPNAYTPPALQAAADPEVTSHVKAAKCQELDLGTESVPGGSKEPPTPDETALFQSEAEAEVGENTVNNDNVIFDDAVVMDAGPVQKEAPRPGVIPEPYTIGDDVLYRSGLTIQNTLMNKADQATTGVINYGLLPGNVNGGQNQRFPIPGINPVTVHTPVVNYSWVSDDQAHNQKTNPDPMRAALILEREFLVRIPTTGQHLDTARYPGYGDRDYAKYFRSKQVRFPFDVYTADRNHYIPADTWIDIPIHQLDTTFVLPVWVDEGNYQIEFCNTAENAPMNFTEQSDANTNLNHHAAVDTIAVEVIGRLYDFQITDIADYNWENVFRKRPGSPEAAGISYWTGTNKIDGDPRGNSAPYVLPIRPGSHPVQGFRNAAVKTGYHFKFDVKTKGNMFGKQDGIRITPTFYHIRKDGSKRQEVDLYYHRGQERLIQIGSAQDVEKRYVILNARLRNVPGMELGDAARYQYNHEWTAEERRKYTMEQAMVRFVNQTSHSKTWTGRYNWMILPSQIRTLIGPKTEIPPDVDADRANASIQRWYGEYSLPADVYAVPKGTNLERLARETPLDDKAAVFLNDGYIIVNFNLETLQHGNTLAPHLQYIQAPLMNQWQLEGFNPSPLHEEGRNWPMKDGDVVFYHVDQSSRDDFQSQVPH
- a CDS encoding S-layer homology domain-containing protein encodes the protein MKLKQVGQGKKKNAVGLIGMLTAVLMAGSYFSFGAEPGQWTTTASAASVSDNAITQFKDIKGHWAQAAMAKAYEKKLISGYQDGTFRPNGRITRGEYAAILARATRIESVEGQEAAPFPDLQGHWSEPAVRQLVGQGFIHAGDYAGGFKPNTELTRYEMMKWIANGLIQSDRSFQDAFNDTKNTLLPTPEVNRGMIRDEQIPYLALVRGTGIVSGFQDGTLKPADTTTRAEIASIILRYMEVEGKDASKYSELNELREVGTTGTNLTTISNYKYSSGSATISDLSSADISLSNKSGILQIHRLIVVDATRSKPKGIYARFFVPDKYASGSYRTFADISFTSNLEKSNLITFNKGLSDSLIQFNRINLDLAKEQHNETIPMDSDLLIKKGIKKRFWITSTLRNTSWSYFLKSDHKGEFKIQR